A single Acidobacteriota bacterium DNA region contains:
- a CDS encoding S8 family serine peptidase: MSQELNAALNFFFGTFLSEGQRRTLRAAGDRCKIRLGNYTRHRGAPVPVVGDEERTPRYAIGVGPELALGEQGVPAVGDAVVGDDPQKVFLLWLRDVADIRDDSAEEIQRVMSNVDFYATEEVSADAAAWSEAIAGTADRSTLAVNFFEHDEVPEAFASLAGSVQVFRETLYHFFTFTEGGDYYQRWSGDSREIPAGLAADYRQRNIIELQLKRYDEYIYSLLPARFLDPSAARDSGMREVVWGFRRGADGLPVEARVLHTVPIDFGEAGDFYDFVCFEAEEGEGAEMPVTARPAIDARLADFMQTLPEEGEARSAELRNSTVTTNTEEPAVKVFARVAPGTELPEGISSLGEGENRILLVPPERVGEVAGLDGVESLEAPKPLLPKLSDVRPMVNLPALETRIAAANRGGAGTVVGVIDSGLDAQHPAFAGRVLGVWEQGDDAGPTPADGFSVPGDTFGNFLREMFWGHGTEHTGATVGNARDGGAHGTHVTGIAAGAEVTGPNPVPAGMAPQANIVAVQRGRARTEPDNEFSAADRSISDWDVYTAIAYILEKAERNQAGTPVVVNMSFGNHDHAHDGTASLSRSLADVSQLNGEDRPGLALVAAAGNERGDQRHIQRSVAASGQRNFEFGLTGLDSRIPYTEVITLWVTNPDPDNVNDLDLRVNTRNPGSLTAVTPNYSQEATHTPNWVTFWAQGVHVGTSFGPRDPHNRDFNIRIRLQTATALVPDPAGTVSLLGSNFTQVRVDRNWRINGTTTDVRTVAGAIPIPLGPSSIPAGASPALTAAFNTLNGLTTGRWRVTVRNRTSGDLDFHVWAGRENAEFRGVAAADISHLICSPADSEGVIAVGSCNANLAVPNPPGPDIIADSNPEGAITSFSSPGPLRNQPANSGVEITAPGNMIISARSVQDLTDEIASGTTSLFTVNTLARRMPGTSMASPAVAGLIANVMAEEPNLTLGQIRARLATCSVPTTLRDGTTPMPATAPTSADDWGAGLIDANLMKP; the protein is encoded by the coding sequence ATGTCGCAAGAGCTCAACGCTGCGCTGAATTTCTTTTTCGGAACCTTCTTGAGCGAAGGCCAGCGCCGCACGCTGCGTGCCGCCGGTGATCGCTGCAAGATCCGCCTCGGCAACTACACCCGCCACCGCGGCGCCCCGGTGCCGGTCGTCGGCGACGAAGAACGCACCCCGCGCTACGCCATCGGCGTCGGACCGGAGCTCGCCCTCGGCGAGCAGGGAGTTCCGGCCGTCGGCGATGCGGTGGTCGGTGACGACCCGCAAAAGGTCTTCTTGCTCTGGCTGCGCGATGTCGCCGACATCCGCGACGACTCCGCCGAGGAGATCCAGCGGGTGATGAGCAATGTCGACTTCTATGCGACCGAAGAGGTCTCCGCCGATGCCGCCGCCTGGTCCGAGGCGATCGCCGGGACGGCCGATCGCTCCACCTTGGCGGTCAACTTCTTCGAGCACGACGAGGTGCCCGAGGCCTTCGCCAGCCTCGCCGGCTCGGTCCAGGTCTTCCGCGAAACCCTCTACCATTTCTTCACCTTCACCGAGGGCGGTGATTACTACCAGCGCTGGTCCGGCGACAGCCGGGAGATTCCCGCGGGCCTGGCAGCCGACTATCGGCAGCGCAACATCATCGAGCTGCAGCTCAAGCGCTACGACGAGTACATCTACTCCCTGCTGCCGGCGCGTTTCCTCGACCCGTCTGCGGCGAGGGACAGCGGCATGCGCGAGGTGGTTTGGGGGTTCCGCCGCGGTGCCGACGGCTTGCCCGTCGAGGCCCGGGTTCTCCACACCGTGCCGATTGACTTTGGCGAGGCGGGAGACTTCTACGACTTCGTCTGCTTCGAGGCCGAAGAGGGCGAAGGTGCCGAAATGCCGGTGACGGCGCGCCCGGCGATCGACGCTCGTCTCGCCGACTTCATGCAGACCTTGCCCGAGGAAGGGGAGGCGCGCTCCGCCGAGCTACGCAACTCGACGGTGACCACCAATACCGAGGAGCCCGCCGTCAAAGTGTTCGCGCGGGTGGCGCCAGGCACCGAGCTGCCGGAGGGCATCAGCAGCCTCGGAGAAGGTGAGAATCGCATTCTCCTGGTGCCGCCGGAGCGGGTCGGGGAGGTCGCAGGCCTCGACGGCGTCGAATCCCTCGAAGCCCCCAAGCCGCTGCTCCCGAAGCTCTCGGATGTCCGGCCGATGGTGAACCTTCCGGCCCTCGAGACTCGCATCGCCGCCGCCAACCGCGGCGGCGCCGGGACGGTGGTTGGGGTGATCGACTCCGGCCTCGACGCTCAGCACCCGGCCTTCGCCGGCCGAGTCCTCGGGGTATGGGAGCAGGGTGACGATGCCGGCCCGACGCCGGCGGATGGCTTCAGCGTCCCTGGCGACACCTTCGGCAATTTCTTGCGCGAGATGTTCTGGGGTCACGGCACCGAGCACACCGGTGCGACCGTCGGGAATGCCCGCGATGGCGGGGCTCACGGCACCCACGTCACCGGCATCGCCGCCGGGGCCGAGGTCACCGGGCCGAATCCGGTGCCGGCCGGTATGGCGCCGCAGGCCAATATCGTCGCGGTGCAGCGGGGTCGTGCTCGCACCGAGCCGGACAACGAGTTCTCAGCGGCGGATCGGTCGATCTCCGACTGGGATGTCTACACCGCCATTGCTTACATCTTGGAGAAGGCCGAGCGCAATCAAGCCGGGACGCCGGTGGTGGTCAACATGAGCTTTGGCAACCATGACCACGCCCACGATGGAACTGCTTCTCTGAGTCGCTCCCTGGCCGATGTCTCTCAGCTCAACGGCGAGGACCGGCCCGGCCTCGCGCTGGTGGCGGCGGCCGGCAACGAACGCGGCGACCAGCGCCATATCCAGCGCAGCGTGGCGGCTTCGGGGCAGCGCAACTTCGAGTTCGGCCTCACCGGCCTCGATAGCCGCATCCCTTACACCGAGGTCATCACCCTCTGGGTGACCAATCCGGATCCTGACAACGTCAACGACCTGGACCTGCGAGTCAACACCCGCAATCCAGGGTCTTTGACGGCGGTGACGCCGAACTATAGCCAGGAGGCCACCCACACCCCCAACTGGGTGACCTTCTGGGCCCAGGGAGTGCATGTCGGGACGTCCTTCGGGCCGCGTGATCCGCACAACCGCGACTTCAACATTCGCATCCGGCTTCAAACGGCGACGGCCTTGGTGCCCGATCCCGCCGGAACGGTTTCGCTCTTGGGGAGCAACTTCACCCAGGTGCGAGTGGATCGCAACTGGAGAATCAACGGCACCACGACCGATGTTCGGACGGTGGCCGGAGCCATCCCGATTCCCTTGGGGCCGTCCTCGATTCCAGCCGGTGCCTCGCCTGCTCTGACGGCGGCTTTCAATACCCTCAACGGTTTGACCACCGGCCGCTGGCGGGTGACGGTGCGCAACCGCACCTCGGGAGACCTCGACTTCCACGTCTGGGCGGGGCGCGAGAACGCTGAGTTTCGCGGCGTGGCGGCGGCGGATATTTCCCACCTGATCTGCTCGCCGGCGGACTCCGAGGGGGTCATCGCGGTGGGCTCCTGCAACGCCAATTTGGCGGTGCCCAATCCGCCGGGGCCGGACATCATTGCCGACTCCAATCCGGAGGGAGCGATCACCAGCTTCTCGAGCCCGGGGCCGCTGCGCAATCAACCGGCCAACTCGGGGGTCGAGATCACCGCCCCCGGCAACATGATCATCTCAGCGCGTTCGGTGCAGGATCTCACCGACGAGATCGCCTCCGGAACGACGAGCCTGTTCACCGTCAACACCCTGGCGCGACGCATGCCGGGAACCTCGATGGCGAGCCCGGCGGTGGCCGGCCTCATCGCCAACGTGATGGCCGAGGAGCCCAACTTGACGCTGGGTCAGATTCGCGCTCGTCTGGCCACCTGCTCGGTGCCGACGACCTTGCGCGACGGCACGACGCCGATGCCGGCCACCGCGCCGACCTCGGCGGACGACTGGGGCGCCGGCCTGATCGACGCCAACCTGATGAAGCCGTGA